A single region of the Zootoca vivipara chromosome 2, rZooViv1.1, whole genome shotgun sequence genome encodes:
- the LOC118079878 gene encoding GTP-binding protein Rhes-like, which translates to MLCAQQHFSREKLMSRVCGGELAELLGKETLLSEAGSHKDQAHIASSHSEDLKATCLLLRPSQHIHTERHRTMSLAVKEKSQVRLVFLGAAGVGKTALIRRFLQDTFEPKHRRTVEEMHTKEFEVSGATIKVEILDTSGSYSFPAMRKLSIQNSDAFALIYAVDDAESFECVKTLHEEILELKEDKFPPIVVVGNKAEAGGLRQVLPEDALSLVELDWNSRFLEASAKENENVVEVFRELLHQANLPSRLSPALRRRRETFPKEPPLRPPMNKANSCTVC; encoded by the coding sequence ATGCTGTGCGCACAGCAGCACTTCAGCCGGGAGAAGTTGATGAGCAGAGTGTGTGGAGGCGAACTTGCAGAGCTACTGGGGAAGGAGACGCTGCTCTCTGAAGCCGGGTCACATAAAGACCAGGCACACATTGCTTCATCACACTCTGAGGACTTAAAAGCAACTTGTCTCCTCCTTCGCCCAAGCCAACACATCCACACAGAGAGGCACAGAACCATGTCTTTGGCAGTGAAGGAGAAGAGTCAAGTGCGCCTGGTGTTTCTGGGTGCAGCCGGGGTTGGCAAGACGGCCCTGATCCGGCGCTTCTTGCAGGACACTTTTGAGCCGAAGCATCGGCGAACAGTAGAGGAGATGCACACCAAGGAGTTTGAGGTGAGTGGAGCCACCATCAAGGTTGAGATTCTGGACACCAGCGGCAGCTACTCCTTCCCAGCGATGCGCAAACTCTCCATCCAGAACAGCGATGCCTTTGCTTTGATCTATGCTGTGGATGATGCAGAGTCCTTTGAGTGTGTGAAGACTTTGCACGAGGAGATCCTTGAGCTGAAAGAGGACAAGTTCCCTCCCATCGTAGTGGTGGGCAATAAGGCAGAAGCCGGTGGACTTAGACAGGTATTGCCTGAGGACGCCCTTTCCTTGGTGGAGCTTGACTGGAACAGCcgtttcctggaggcatctgcTAAGGAGAACGAGAACGTGGTGGAGGTCTTCCGGGAGCTGCTTCATCAAGCCAATCTGCCCAGCCGGCTGAGCCCTGCCCTCCGCAGGAGACGGGAGACATTCCCTAAGGAGCCCCCACTGCGGCCCCCCATGAACAAAGCCAATAGTTGTACTGTCTGTTGA